The nucleotide window AAACCCTTTGAGGCTTTCCTGTCCTTTGCCCTGGCAAACACACAGGACACAGTGAGATTCGTGCACATCTACAGTAACCGGCAGCAGGAGTTTGCCACCACCTTATTACCGGACAGTGATACGTTCCCAGGAAGATCCGCGGTGAGTCGTGGATTCTCTTCTGACTCTGAGCTCTTGACAAGCTCATGGCGCCTGATactgttttctcctcctttggGAGTTTTGAATACAGGTTCCGGATCCAGAAATCTCTGAGCCTGTTTTGAAAGCCCACTCCTAAAACAGTCTTTGACCTTGGGGATTTCACCTCCTAGATTTTCAGCCTTAGACCTTCACAGAAAGCATCTTTCCTACGGGTAAAGGTTCAGGAGTGTCAGTTGTTTTCCCCAGTTTTTCTCCCCATGCCGGGTCTAGTCTTAGAGTACCTACTTTGTAAAATCTTCCTTAGACCACCAGGCTAAGGAATTTCTCCCTCCTTtacttctgcctctttttttcacttcattttaattgatctctccttcccttcccctcctttgtCATCACTCTACAGAAGCATTAAATCCTCTCTTTGTCATCTTTTTGGTAATCATGGAAAATCTAAACGAGAAAgtttctttattatattgagtCAGAGGTTATAGAAAAAAGTCTACTCAGAAGAAAGAGCTTTAACTTTTAGCAAAAGCTGTGGAAAGTCACCATAGTTTCTTtgccagaaaaaaatgtaaatctctcGCGCATATTTTCTACCGATCCATATCCGTGTTTGAGTTCATTGCTGACTCCACTGGATCCTtttttccaccccccaccccaccccccccccccgcgaaaAAAGACCAAACAGGAACTTCCCATTCTTTTGGAAAGACTTCTGATGGCTTCCTCTCTTTTCCCGCCAGGTGTCTATCTTGGAAAGGCGCACCACGGGAGGAAGGGTAGTGTATAAAACCCTCGAAGCTCCCTGGACAGGGAGTGAGAGCGATAAATTCACCCTCCTGGGCTATCTCGACCAGCTGCGCAGAGACCCCGCTCTCCTGTCCTCGGAGGCAGTGCTCCCCGACCTGACCGATGAACTTGCCCCTGTAAGCACGTGGCCCAGGAGAGGGGGCTCCGGGCAGGGCTCGTGAGGAGCCTGAGCAGAGGCTGGCAGCACGCAGTCGTGGGCAAGGACTTCTCCCGCCTGGGGTTCGGGCGCCCCGTCCTGACCGACGTGCGTTTTCTCTCCCAACAGATCTTCCTCCTCCGGTGGCTCTACTCCGCTTCTGACTACATCTCGGACTGCTGGGACAGCATATTTCACAACAACTGGTGGGAACATTGCTactttgaatttctctttctccaatgCTAGTAGAACCACTGTGTTTCTCTTGAAAACTCTGTCCTTCGATTTCAGTGTAAACTTGATCCAGACAAGTGGCAGGTCGTGTACACGTTTCCGACACGTGTTcgttccctttttcttccttgcagTCACTTCACTTTTTACGTGTTTGCTGGTTGACCCTTTCCCACTGGTTGGGTGAGAAAGGATCACCTGGGCCGTGCTTTCACGCGGCACAGCCCGGGCCTGTCCTctccatccaggcgcccctgatgcccagcccagggcctggcccacacGGGGGCCGGCGTAGCGATGTACAAACCCGTCAGTGAGTTAACCAGAGAAGGGAGGCAtgtcccacctccaccccccaaagTACCGCGAGCTCCTGAGGGACAGAGCCACGTTGCCCTCACGTCAGTGATTCCTGGCACCCAGCACAACTCCTGACAGATGGCAGGCCTTGGAGGACTGTCGGTGGGCGAATTAAATTTTAGAGCGCCGGTCCTAGAGGAAATTGCGAAAGGTCacctttttcttcctgctctaCCCCCTTTGGGCCATGTCTGAATTATTCTggctagaaaaaaatcaaaataaaggaaatagtcCCACAGACTTTTTAGCCACCGATACCACCCTTGACATCAGAAAGTTCTCCCACATTCACAATGTAAATCCTCTGACTTCCTTCTGCAGAACTTACTAAGCAGAACCTATTACGTTgagacaaaatatcaaaattttatttgttttaaagtttatcttagagagcatgagcaggggagaggcggagagagagagggagagaaaatcccaagcagactgcatgctgtcagtgtagagcctgatgtggggctcgaacttacaaatcatgagatcatgacctgagctgaaatcaaggatcagacacttaaccgactgagcctcccaggctccccgtAATATCAAGCTTTTGGAATAAGCAGTCTGAACTAAAATGGTGAGGGAAAAACTGTCTgctttccccaccaccaccctcaccCTCAAAAGAAACCTCTATTTGTATGAAACTAGAAAGTGTTTATTGATACGAAGCctttttggtttggggtttttttggttttgttttttgggttttggtttttggtttttttttttggttttgtttgagcCAGGGAGAAGATCCCTCATATCATGAACTGAGGTCACAGCAGCCCATCCAGAGCTGACCAGGGTTTATTCCCTTTGTTTTAGGCGGGAAATGATGCCCCTTCTGTCCCTGGTCTTCTCTGCCCTCTTCATCCTCTTTGGCACAGTCATCGTTCAGGCTTTCAGGTAAATGCCTGTGTGGCTTCTCAGTGGGATTTCCCAAGGGTGGGCCCCACACCTCGGGGTCATTTGTACTGTTCCTTCTGTAaaactctttgtttcttttttttttttttaatttttttaatgtttatttacttttgagagagaaagaatgagagagtgagcatgagcgggggagaggcagagagagagggagacacagcatccaaagcaggctccaggctctgagctgtcagcacagagcccgacgcggggctcgaactcaccaacctcatgatcatgacctgagccgaagttgtatgcttaaccgactgagccacccagatgcccctgaactCCTTGTTTCTTACTTTAGTGACTCGAACGATGAGCGAGAGTCAAACCCTCCAGATAAAGAGGAAGTCCACGAGAAGGCCGGGAAGACGGAGCCAAGCTTCACCAAAGAAAACAGCAGGTTTCTCTAACGGGACACCaaacccacccccaccacaccaCCCCGGCAGGAGAGCCACAGGCCGAGTTGGTCTGACAGAGCGGTGTTCCAGAACCAGTCTATACACGCACTCGGGTTCACCTCTTTGTGTGTGAGATGTGAATTTAGGGGCAAGTCAGCCGCCGGCTAGTGTTTACTGAGACCCCGTAGGCCTTTAGACACAGGACCTACTTACCTTCTACTCAGTACCTGCAGGCTCTCGATCTCAAATTTGATAATGGGGGCAGGAGGCCAAGTATGTCAGAGCCACTAGACGAGCCAGAAGCAGAGAAGGGTCCTAAAGCCGCTTCTCCACCAGCTGAACAGTAGCATCTGAAAGGCTCTTCGTAGGCCCAGGACCACCAAGGAGGGACCGTCCCTGTCCTGCCAGGGTGCCGGGCTCGAGAATATTAAATAACCTGTCTAGTCTGGTTGGAACAGAGcattttcttcctcctatttttttttttccaaagtaatgGCATTCCCCTGTCCTGATAACATCTTAATTCCTCGCTGTCTCCCCACAGCAAGATCCCTAAAAAGGGCTTCGTGGAGGTAACGGAACTCACAGACGTGACCTACACCAGTAACCTGGTCCGCCTGAGGCCGGGCCACATGAACGTGGTCCTCATCCTGTCGGACCCCACCAAGACCAGCCTACTGCAGAAGTTCGCTTTGGAGGTCTACACATTCACTGGGTAAGCTCGTGGgagggagagcaagggagggcacGTTCGGGTGAGGGGGGAGCTGGAGGACagtttcctccttttccccttgaCCACGGGGGGCTCCTTGCTTGCAGCGAGATGTTGGCTGCGACCTCTTCTCCCCTGACTCCCTGTCCCGATGCTTCTGAACAGAAGAGCTCACCCCCCGGCTTCTTCCCTGAGCCTTTCAGGGAGCTCTACCCCTGTCGCTCTCGTGTGCTTTTACTGAAGCCGGACACCGAGAGGGACCCAGGGGACACCCGGCAGGAGACAGGGCGGTGGGGCAAGCAGAGCGTGGCACGTGTTGAAGCAGCCCTCAGGTCCCAGGGGAGTCCCCCATTGTTCCCATCTTCAGGCCCCACCCGACGCAACGCCTCCTCCTGCCACTTGAAATCTGACTGAGGCACTCGTGTCCCCTGCAGTTAAAGGCGTCAGGGTGTGCCCTGAgtctttcttctgtccttccGGCAGGAGCAGCTGCCTGCACTTCTCCTTCCTGAGTCTGGACAAACACAGAGAATGGCTGGAGTACTTGCTGGAGTTTGCTCAAGATGCAGCCCCGATCCCAAACCAGTATGACAAGCACTTCATGGAACGGGACTACACGGGCTACGTGCTGGCCCTGAACGGCCACAAGAAATacttctgcctcttcaagcccCAGAAAGcagtggaagaggaggaagccaTGGGGTCTTGCGGTGCCCTTGACTCTTCCCTCCATCTGGGCGAAGCGCGGGGGAAACCTTCCTGTGGCCTTGGACCCAGGCCCGTCAAAGGAAAATTGAGCAAGTTGTCCTTATGGATGGAGCGGCTGCTGGAAGGCTCCTTACAGAGGTTTTATATCCCGTCGTGGCCCGAGCTAGACTGAGAGGGGCTCAAGAGAGACTTAAACTCTTCAGGCCTTTTAACAGGCCCCTGCGAACAGGCCTTTTCAGGACTCAACCCATCACCGAGGACAGAGAATAGATTCTAGATTATCCTTCTGGAACAATGGCCAGAAGAATCTTTCCTTTGTCCTGTTCTAACCTAGGAGTGAAAAACACCTCAAGCTGAATCCCCCAGATCAAAAGATTTCCCTGTGGGTTTCTTCGCCCTCGTTTGAATGCCACACCATGTAAAGCAGACTGCTCATTCCCTCTTTTCTTGTCGTCCCGTCCCGTCACGTGCTCACACCTCGCTCCCCTGTCCCGTCTCTGTGCTGTGGGAGAAGCTGGGGGCTCCAGCCCGCAGCGGTACCCAGATGGAACCTCGCGAGCCCGGAGTGCTGGTCGggtcactccccacccccgctctgcTTCTGCCCCGGTGCACGCTGCGTCACCCGGACAGCCCGCGGCAGCTTCTAGGCCCTGCATCCCGAAAGAGGCCCGGTTCCAAGCAACCTTAACGTTTGATAGTTCTTCCAGTAGTCAGTGGCTAAAAGTGTATTTGGGGGGTATCCCCCTGCCCCAGTTTGGCAGCCAGAGTTTTAAAAGGCTGGGGATAAGTGGGGGCTCTGCATGTGAATTTGGTTTCCTTCCCAAGACAAAAGAAGGGAGGGCTGGGCAGTGACCGAAGTGACCTCTCGGTGGTGTCCCCCCCCCCGGCCGCCGCCTCAGCACTAGATGTCGCCAGGGAGGGATCTGCACGGCAGGAAGTACTGTAATGACTTTGAGCCTTTCACGTGTACGTTTTCCCatgcctttctccctctgtcaGTTTTAGGGTATGAATCTTAGGAGCCATGATTTGTGACCTTGTT belongs to Panthera tigris isolate Pti1 chromosome C1, P.tigris_Pti1_mat1.1, whole genome shotgun sequence and includes:
- the DNAJC16 gene encoding dnaJ homolog subfamily C member 16 isoform X2, with the translated sequence MPVVPLLYKLTAFAYKDYLSFGYVHVGLRGAEEITRQYDVNVYTPTILVFKEHIHKPADVIQARGMKKQVIDDFITQNKYLLAARLTSQKLFHELCPVKRSHRQRKYCVVLLTPEATKLGKPFEAFLSFALANTQDTVRFVHIYSNRQQEFATTLLPDSDTFPGRSAVSILERRTTGGRVVYKTLEAPWTGSESDKFTLLGYLDQLRRDPALLSSEAVLPDLTDELAPIFLLRWLYSASDYISDCWDSIFHNNWREMMPLLSLVFSALFILFGTVIVQAFSDSNDERESNPPDKEEVHEKAGKTEPSFTKENSSKIPKKGFVEVTELTDVTYTSNLVRLRPGHMNVVLILSDPTKTSLLQKFALEVYTFTGSSCLHFSFLSLDKHREWLEYLLEFAQDAAPIPNQYDKHFMERDYTGYVLALNGHKKYFCLFKPQKAVEEEEAMGSCGALDSSLHLGEARGKPSCGLGPRPVKGKLSKLSLWMERLLEGSLQRFYIPSWPELD